From Acipenser ruthenus chromosome 2, fAciRut3.2 maternal haplotype, whole genome shotgun sequence, a single genomic window includes:
- the LOC117408885 gene encoding uncharacterized protein LOC117408885 isoform X2 produces MVKPDKNVWVGVPNFWRKRNDRKAACSLLFNKSIENNMERYSERDDPNDNRGGISSRLRDRDLLKKRKTEAQEKETYQEHSQRKRQRQEKKSSRRRYRRRDKTPEPEPSPEGPSQKEDAQEEGAPLAAPPRGTFLAQEDPFPEQKSSQEPVEGEPSHAESYSQNGSKTLEASLIVDVGPEGENEQEAPCSQETLRIVPEFSEELSAAATDTAEVFNIPTLESTLPEQEYLPRNYF; encoded by the exons ATGGTTAAACCAGATAAAAATGTTTGGGTGGGTGTGCCAAACTTCTGGAGAAAGAGAAATGACAGAAAAGCTGCTTGTTCACTTCTCTTCAACAAAAGTATTGAGAACAACATGGAGAGATATTCAGAACGCGATGACCCAAATGACAATCGAG GTGGGATATCCAGTCGGTTGAGAGATCGAGACCTTCTCAAGAAACGAAAGACAGAAGCTCAAGAGAAGGAGACTTACCA GGAACACAGTCAAAGGAAAAGACAGAGGCAGGAAAAGAAAAGCTCCCGCAGGAGGTATCGGAGAAGGGACAAGACGCCAGAACCCGAGCCTTCACCAGAAGGGCCTTCACAAAAGGAAGACGCCCAAGAAGAAGGTGCTCCACTGGCTGCTCCCCCAAGGGGAACTTTCCTAGCTCAAGAAGACCCTTTCCCAGAGCAGAAGTCAAGCCAAGAACCCGTTGAGGGAGAACCCTCCCATGCAGAGTCGTACTCTCAGAATGGCAGTAAAACTCTGGAAGCATCTCTGATTGTGGATGTGGGTCCTGAGGGAGAGAACGAGCAGGAGGCACCCTGCTCTCAGGAGACTCTTCGTATTGTGCCAG aattCAGTGAAGAACTATCCGCTGCTGCAACAGACACTGCAGAGGTTTTCAACATCCCTACACTCGAATCTACTCTTCCAGAACAAGAATACCTGCCAAGAAATTATTTCTAA
- the LOC117408885 gene encoding hemogen-like isoform X1 encodes MVKPDKNVWVGVPNFWRKRNDRKAACSLLFNKSIENNMERYSERDDPNDNRGGISSRLRDRDLLKKRKTEAQEKETYQWVHGEHSQRKRQRQEKKSSRRRYRRRDKTPEPEPSPEGPSQKEDAQEEGAPLAAPPRGTFLAQEDPFPEQKSSQEPVEGEPSHAESYSQNGSKTLEASLIVDVGPEGENEQEAPCSQETLRIVPEFSEELSAAATDTAEVFNIPTLESTLPEQEYLPRNYF; translated from the exons ATGGTTAAACCAGATAAAAATGTTTGGGTGGGTGTGCCAAACTTCTGGAGAAAGAGAAATGACAGAAAAGCTGCTTGTTCACTTCTCTTCAACAAAAGTATTGAGAACAACATGGAGAGATATTCAGAACGCGATGACCCAAATGACAATCGAG GTGGGATATCCAGTCGGTTGAGAGATCGAGACCTTCTCAAGAAACGAAAGACAGAAGCTCAAGAGAAGGAGACTTACCAGTGGGTTCATGG GGAACACAGTCAAAGGAAAAGACAGAGGCAGGAAAAGAAAAGCTCCCGCAGGAGGTATCGGAGAAGGGACAAGACGCCAGAACCCGAGCCTTCACCAGAAGGGCCTTCACAAAAGGAAGACGCCCAAGAAGAAGGTGCTCCACTGGCTGCTCCCCCAAGGGGAACTTTCCTAGCTCAAGAAGACCCTTTCCCAGAGCAGAAGTCAAGCCAAGAACCCGTTGAGGGAGAACCCTCCCATGCAGAGTCGTACTCTCAGAATGGCAGTAAAACTCTGGAAGCATCTCTGATTGTGGATGTGGGTCCTGAGGGAGAGAACGAGCAGGAGGCACCCTGCTCTCAGGAGACTCTTCGTATTGTGCCAG aattCAGTGAAGAACTATCCGCTGCTGCAACAGACACTGCAGAGGTTTTCAACATCCCTACACTCGAATCTACTCTTCCAGAACAAGAATACCTGCCAAGAAATTATTTCTAA